A window from Pangasianodon hypophthalmus isolate fPanHyp1 chromosome 4, fPanHyp1.pri, whole genome shotgun sequence encodes these proteins:
- the ccdc96 gene encoding coiled-coil domain-containing protein 96: MEEQSLEEMDPDLKSEDPNVAEAADVLDSDELTKPDEESCAEEVEVEAEETGQAANEEDEVNTQNAPEKPEEEFEASVRDDLSVSDDFEEKTASDVEIFQNEKEEEEPESQVEGDHKQCAAELQHNLKVDSEHEQELLRELQTEHEKLSELNYQLQTKLAEYFWVKSGGELQSVQEKFFPNQDCFQKYPDIIEDVKRLRQDKKQKHLQHRCVDDLHRENNEKLEQIEREWSMLASAKREVIFTDLEPAMGKMEAQAVAERLLTAAQECEDEFVSVRNENFKLNLKMPKLEAGLHVREEDLDGEMQRIDFEQLNIENQSYSEKIQECKEDLLKLKKTFPHTGQILMHVKEKLRFVQMENQAKRVHFDELDALVLQEQEALTQTMQARDILRFDNLRKRQDCGLLGNSTLLRDLEDTVDECEALERQVEMLKRS; this comes from the exons ATGGAGGAGCAGTCACTTGAGGAAATGGATCCTGATCTGAAGTCTGAAGATCCGAACGTGGCAGAGGCAGCAGACGTCCTCGACAGTGACGAACTGACTAAACCTGATGAGGAAAGCTGTGCAGAAGAAGTAGAAGTAGAAGCAGAAGAGACGGGGCAAGCAGCAAATGAAGAGGATGAAGTTAACACACAGAATGCACCGGAAAAACCTGAAGAAGAATTTGAAGCTTCAGTGAGAGATGATCTATCAGTTAGTGATGATTTTGAGGAGAAGACTGCCTCAGATGTGGAGATTTTTCAAAAcgagaaggaagaagaagaacctGAAAGCCAAGTGGAAGGAGATCACAAACAGTGTGCAG CCGAGCTTCAACACAACCTTAAAGTAGACTCTGAGCACGAGCAGGAGCTTCTTCGAGAACTCCAAacagaacatgaaaaactgAGTGAGCTCAATTACCAGCTCCAAACAAAACTAGCCGAATACTTCTGGGTTAAATCAGGCGGTGAACTGCAGTCAGTGCAAGAGAAGTTTTTTCCAAACCAAGACTGCTTCCAGAAGTACCCAGATATCATAGAAGATGTTAAGAGGCTGAGGCAAGACAAGAAGCAAAAGCATCTCCAACATCGCTGTGTTGATGATCTGCATCGGGAGAACAATGAGAAGCTGGAGCAAATTGAGCGTGAGTGGAGCATGCTAGCATCGGCCAAGCGTGAGGTGATCTTTACAGATCTGGAGCCGGCGATGGGAAAGATGGAGGCCCAAGCTGTGGCTGAGCGTCTGCTGACAGCTGCACAGGAATGCGAGGACGAGTTTGTCTCTGTCAGGAATGAAAACTTCAAGCTGAATCTAAAGATGCCCAAGTTGGAGGCAGGGCTCCATGTCAGGGAAGAGGATCTAGATGGAGAGATGCAACGCATTGACTTCGAGCAGCTGAACATTGAGAACCAGTCTTACAGCGAAAAGATCCAGGAGTGCAAGGAGGATCTGCTTAAGCTCAAGAAGACATTTCCCCACACTGGACAG ATTCTGATGCACGTGAAAGAGAAGTTGAGGTTCGTTCAGATGGAGAACCAGGCGAAGCGAGTGCATTTTGATGAGCTGGATGCCTTGGTGCTGCAAGAGCAGGAAGCTCTGACGCAGACCATGCAGGCACGGGACATCCTGCGCTTCGACAACCTGCGTAAGCGGCAGGACTGTGGCCTGCTGGGAAACTCCACACTGCTCCGGGACCTTGAGGACACAGTGGATGAGTGTGAGGCACTAGAGAGACAAGTGGAGATGCTAAAGAGAAGCTGA
- the tada2b gene encoding transcriptional adapter 2-beta → MADLGKKYCVNCLADVTNLRLRCTDCPDIELCPECFSAGAEIGNHRRWHGYQQVDGGRFTLWGPEAEGGWTSREEQSLLDAIEQYGFGNWEDMAAHVGASRTPQEVMEHYVTMYIHGNLGKACIPELIPNRVTDHTCPGGAPLSPSLTAPPPPLELTPAEQQQLGYMPLRDDYEVEYEQEAELLVSGLSVNYDDEDVELEMKRAHVDMYVRKLRERQRRKDVARDYNLVNAFLGREKKDKGSGGAGAGLAPPIVGSTSSGSGKRKITKEEREQRTKLRALCQFMAYREFEDFFDNMHKERVLRAKVRELQRYRRNGITRLDESAEYEAARHKREKRKENKSSKRGSGGGGGGGAGIGIGGGANSGSGGNSGGGASTIKEEGKDGEFSAIEHLTGFELLSDREKVLCNSLNLSPTRYLTVKTIIIKDHLQKRQGVPGKSRLPGYLDKMLKRRILNFLTESGWISRDAA, encoded by the exons ATGGCGGATCTGGGCAAGAAGTACTGCGTGAACTGCCTGGCGGACGTTACGAACCTGCGGCTGCGCTGCACCGACTGCCCGGACATCGAGCTGTGTCCCGAGTGTTTCTCCGCCGGCGCGGAAATCGGTAATCACCGGAGATGGCACGGTTATCAGCAAGTGGACGGCGGCCGTTTCACTCTCTGGGGTCCCGAGGCTGAGGGAGGATGGACCAGCAGGGAAGAGCAATCGCTGCTCGATGCCATCGAACAGTATGGATTCGGCAACTGG gaGGACATGGCAGCCCACGTGGGTGCCTCTCGCACGCCTCAGGAGGTGATGGAGCATTACGTGACTATGTACATCCACGGGAACCTGGGGAAGGCGTGTATCCCCGAGCTGATCCCGAACCGCGTGACGGATCACACGTGCCCGGGCGGAGCGCCTCTCTCCCCGAGCCTCACTGCGCCGCCTCCGCCGCTGGAGCTCACGCCGGCTGAACAGCAGCAGCTCGGCTACATGCCGCTTCGCGACGACTACGAGGTGGAGTACGAGCAGGAGGCGGAGTTGCTTGTCAGCGGCTTGTCTGTAAACTACGATGACGAGGACGTGGAACTCGAGATGAAGCGCGCTCACGTCGACATGTACGTCCGAAAGCTGCGCGAGCGACAGCGCCGGAAAGACGTTGCCCGTGACTACAACCTCGTAAACGCCTTTCTTGGTCGcgaaaagaaagacaaagggAGCGGAGGTGCTGGTGCTGGTTTGGCCCCGCCCATTGTGGGTTCGACATCATCGGGTTCTGGGAAGCGCAAAATCACGAAGGAGGAGCGTGAGCAGCGGACAAAGTTACGCGCGCTCTGTCAGTTTATGGCATACAGAGAATTCGAGGACTTTTTTGACAACATGCACAAGGAGCGCGTCCTACGTGCCAAAGTGCGTGAACTCCAGCGCTACCGGCGCAACGGCATCACGCGCCTCGACGAGTCAGCCGAGTACGAGGCGGCGCGGCACAAGCGCGAGAAACGGAAAGAGAACAAGAGCTCCAAGAGAGGCAGTGGAGGCGGCGGTGGTGGTGGAGCTGGGATCGGAATCGGAGGCGGAGCTAACTCAGGAAGTGGAGGCAATTCAGGGGGCGGAGCCAGCACCATCAAAGAGGAAGGAAAAGACGGTGAATTCTCAGCCATCGAGCATTTAACGGGCTTCGAGCTGCTTTCCGATCGCGAGAAGGTGCTGTGCAACTCGCTGAACTTGAGTCCGACTCGATATTTGACGGTCAAAACTATCATAATTAAGGATCATTTGCAGAAACGGCAAGGCGTCCCCGGCAAGAGCCGCTTACCGGGCTACCTGGACAAAATGCTGAAAAGACGCATCCTGAACTTCCTCACAGAGAGCGGCTGGATATCGCGAGACGCCGCGTAA
- the grpel1 gene encoding grpE protein homolog 1, mitochondrial — protein MAGLCVRAVRHILTTPSLSRRTPRLLCTAAQQKSSGGPDEETGAPKPEQGAAEKLLTEEKVQLEEQLKELTDKYKRALADMENLRQRGQKLVDDAKLYGIQGFCKDLLEVADILEKATQSVPKEEVTSQNPHLKNLYDGLVMTQVQIQKVFTKHGLVKLDPAGLKFDPYEHEALFHIPFEGQEPGTVAMVTKVGYKLHGRTLRPALVGVVKAP, from the exons ATGGCgggtttgtgtgtgcgtgcagtgaGGCATATTTTAACAACTCCTTCGCTTTCAAG GAGGACGCCGCGGCTCTTGTGCACGGCGGCGCAGCAGAAGAGTTCAGGAGGACCAGATGAAGAAACTGGAGCTCCAAAACCAGAGCAGGGCGCCGCTGAGAAATTGTTAACCGAGGAGAAAGTCCAGCTTGAGGAGCAGCTGAAGGAACTGACG gATAAATACAAGCGAGCGCTGGCTGACATGGAGAACCTGAGACAGAGGGGTCAGAAGCTGGTAGATGATGCTAAACTTTATG GAATCCAGGGTTTCTGTAAAGACCTGCTTGAGGTGGCGGACATCTTGGAGAAGGCGACGCAGAGCGTCCCGAAGGAGGAAGTGACCTCGCAGAACCCTCACCTGAAGAACCTGTACGACGGGCTGGTGATGACGCAGGTGCAGATCCAGAAGGTTTTCACCAAACACGGCCTGGTGAAACTGGATCCGGCCGGGCTCAAGTTCGACCCGTACGAGCACGAAGCGCTCTTCCACATACCCTTCGAGGGCCAGGAGCCTGGCACCGTCGCCATGGTTACCAAAGTGGGCTACAAGCTGCACGGCCGCACCTTGCGACCTGCGCTTGTGGGCGTGGTCAAAGCTCCGTAA
- the LOC113524014 gene encoding uncharacterized protein LOC113524014 yields the protein MVKTITSLCEDLNTEWVQKVINAYDWCLKKGYTPKQDSSEIQPLYFKQFLDAKTREDCCYLLSQTPAEVFTTQEEKISNICEQISFNVTIQTTTSDCTRNLISLSREFIRTTYNCLRWAFSDN from the exons AT GGTCAAGACCATCACCAGTCTGTGTGAAGACCTCAATACTGAGTGGGTGCAGAAAGTCATCAACGCTTATGACTGGTGTCTGAAGAAAG GTTACACCCCTAAACAGGACAGCAGTGAAATTCAGCCCTTGTATTTCAAACAATTTTTAG atgCAAAAACAAGAGAGGACTGCTGTTACCTGCTCAGTCAAACTCCAGCCGAAGTCTTTACGActcaagaagaaaaaataagcaACATCTGTGAACAAATCAGCTtcaa TGTGACCATCCAGACCACTACAAGTGATTGCACGAGAAATCTCATTAGTTTGTCTCGTGAGTTCATCAGAACAACTTACAACTGCCTGAGGTGGGCCTTCTCAGATAACTGA